From Pseudomonas hormoni:
CGGTGAGGAAGGCCTGCATCATCTGGGTTTTCGGCGGCAACGTAACGTCAGTCTCGGTGGCCATCACCAGCTGCGCAGCCTTGGAGATCAGGAAATGCACCTCGCGATCTTCGCGGATCAGGCAGTCCAGCAGGCGCAAACCGTACTGGGCGCCCGAAGCGCCTGTCATCGCCAGCGTGATGCGTTCCGGGCCGTTGTTCATTTAAGCGCCTCGGCGAGTTTGCCGTGCAGGCCGCCGAAGCCGCCGTTGCTCATGATCACCACGTGAGTGCCGGGCTGAGCCTGGCTTTTCACGCGCTCGATAATGCCTTCCAGGGAATCGCTGACAATCGACGGCACCGTGCACAGCGCCGCGGTAGCGCCCAGGTCCCAGCCGAGGTTGGCCGGTGCGTACCAGATCACCTGATCGGCATCGACCACGCTTTCCGGCAAACCGTCACGGTGAGCGCCGAGTTTCATGGAGTTGGAGCGCGGCTCGATGATGGCGATCAACGGCGCGTCGCCAATGCGTTTACGCAGACCGTCGAGGGTCGTGGCAATGGCCGTCGGGTGGTGAGCGAAATCGTCGTAGATGGTGATGCCACGAACTTCGGCGACTTTTTCCATCCGGCGCTTCACGCTTTTGAACGCACTCAATGCAGCGATGCCCATGGACGGCACAACACCGACATGCCGCGCTGCCGCCAAGGTGGCCAAGGCGTTAGCAACGTTGTGTTGACCGGTCATGTCCCACTCGACCACGCCTTGAGCGACACCTTCGAACATCACTTCGAATTTCGAACCGTCTTCGCTCAGCAACTTGACCTGCCACTGACCGCCAGCACCAGTGGTTTGCACCGGGGTCCAGCAACCCATCTCGATTACGCGCAGCAATGCCGGCTCGGTGGTCGGATGAATCACCAGACCCTCGCTCGGGATCGTACGCACCAAATGGTGGAACTGACGCTCGATAGCGGGCAGATCGGGGAAGATGTCGGCGTGATCGAACTCCAGGTTGTTCAGGATAGCCGTGCGCGGGCGGTAATGAACGAACTTGGAGCGCTTGTCGAAGAACGCACTGTCGTATTCGTCGGCTTCGATCACGAAGAACGGCGTGCCGCCCAGACGCGCCGACACCGAGAAATTTTGCGGCACGCCGCCGATCAGGAAGCCAGGGCTCATGCCCGCGTGCTCCAGCACCCAGGCGAGCATGCTGCTGGTGGTGGTTTTGCCGTGCGTGCCGGCGACGGCGAGCACCCAGCGACCTTGCAGCACGTGATCGGCCAGCCACTGCGGGCCGGAGACATATGGCAGGCCTTTATTCAGGACGTATTCGACAGCCGGGTTGCCGCGGGACATGGCGTTGCCGATGACCACCAGATCCGGGGCCGGATCGAGCTGCGCCGGGTCGTAACCCTGGGTCAACTGAATGCCCTGAGCCTCAAGCTGAGTGCTCATCGGCGGATAGACGTTGGCATCGGAGCCGGTCACGTGATGGCCCAGCTCTTTGGCCAGAACCGCCATCGAACCCATGAAAGTGCCGCAGATACCAAGAATATGAATGTGCATAGTCGACCTCGTAAAACATGGCCGCAGGTTAGCGTAGGGAGGCGAAAATCGCACTCTTTAGCTGAGACTTGCCACGACCACTGTGGCGAGGGAGCTTGCTCCCGTTGGGCTGCGCAGCAGCCCCAAAACCTGAAGTCTCGTTAATTCTGCAACAACGACAGGCGACTGCTGCGCAGTCGAACGGGAGCAAGCTCCCTCGCCACAAAAGCGGGTTAGCGTTCGATTCCGTGTTTACGCAGTTTTCTATAAAGGGTATTGCGGCTGACGCCAAGTTGCTCGGCGGTATGGGTCATATGCCAACGGGTTTGCTCCAGCGCATTCAACAATGCCAGCCGCTCGGCATCATCCAGGGGATGTTCGGAAGGCTGTTCAACGGCAACAACCGGCATCGGTCGCGTCTGCCGAATCATCGCAGGCAAATCCTCCAGACCGATCCACCCGCCGTCACACAACGCCGCCAGCGTGCGCAGCACATTGCGCAACTGCCGCACATTTCCGGGCCAGGCAAAACCCAGCAACGCCTGGCGTGCCGGTTCATCAATCAGCACCGTCTCCCCGCCCGCCTCTTCCGCCAGCAGAAAATCAAGCAACTGTGATTTGTCACTGCGCTCGCGCAACGCCGGCAGTGCGATCTCCAAACCGTTGAGCCGGTAGTACAAATCCTCGCGGAAGCTGCCGTCCTGCACCCGTGCCAGCAAATTACGGTGAGTGGCGCTGATGATCCGCACGTTGACCGACTCCGGTTCACCGCCAATCGGAACCACTTGCCGATCCTCCAGCACCCTCAACAGACGGGTCTGCAACGCCAGGGGCATGTCGCCGATTTCATCCAGAAACAATGTCCCGCCATCGGCCTGCTGCAACTTGCCACGCATGCCCTCCTTGCGCGCGCCGGTGAAGCTGCCGCCGCGATAACCGAACAGTTCGCTCTCGATCAGGCTTTCGGGGATGGCCGCGCAATTGAGCGCGACGAAGGCCTTTTCCGCCCGTTGACTGGCCTGATGCACCGCTTTGGCAAAGGCCTCTTTGCCGGACCCGGTTTCGCCGTTGATCAGCAGCGGTACGTCCCGCTCGAAGACGCGAAGGGACTTGCGAAAATCTTCCTGCAACCCCGCGTCCCCCAGACAAATGCCCGACAACCGCGACGGCTCGGCAATCGCCGGAGCGGGTGCCACGGGCACTGGAATGCTGCGCGGCTGACCGCGCAACACGGCAAACAGACTTCGCCCGTCACGGGTGCGCAGCGGCCAACTGGCGCTGGCATTCACACTCGCGCGGCCCAGCAACTCGTCCAGCGAGCAGTCGAAAAACGCCTCGACCGGTTTGCCCAGCAGTCCGCCGCGAACATGCCCCAGCAGGTTGAGCGCACTCTGGTTGACCGCGCAGATCCGCCCTTCCCCGTCAAACGCCAGCAACCCTTCGCTGAACAGCCCGACAGATTCAGCCTGCAGGTGGAAACGCAGCAACCACTGATTGTCGAAGTAACGCAGGAAATAGCAGCTCTCGATCATCTTCGCCGACAGATTGACCAGCGCCATGGTGTGGAACTGGCTTTGCCGCGAGACTTCGTGACGCGCGGAAGACACGTCGAGTACCGCCAGCAGCTCGCCATGCGGGTCGAACACCGGGCTCGCCGAGCAGGTCAGGCCAGTGTGGCGGCCGCGAAAGTGTTCGTCCTGGTGGATGGTCAGCGACTGGCGCTCCACCAGGCAGGTGCCGATACCGTTGGTGCCTTCGCAGGCTTCGCTCCAGTCGGCACCGAGCCAGAGGCCGGCGCGCTCGAAAATCTTGCGCTCGGCGGGCGCGGTCACGCAGTTGAGGATCACGCCGCGCGCATCGGTCAGCAGCACCGCATGACCGGCGCCGGAAAGTTGCTGATGCAGGCTGCTCATTTCGTTGCCGGCGATGTGCAGCACTTGCTGCAGGCGCTCGCGGCTTTCGAGGACGCGACCATGTTCCAGCACCGTCGGCGCCATGGTCAGAGCCGGGTCGAGGTGATAGTCCTCAAGACAACGCAGCCAGGACCGGGCAATGGACGGATCGCTGCCGGGACCGTGCAGGTGGGATTTGCCCTGGGTCACGGTCAGCACTTGCTGGGCATGGCGACTCAAATGGTTGTCGTGCATTTCTTATTATTCTCCCCGAGAGCTGTGCTCAAACCCCGTTAAGGCAGGCACACATCTTGTGGCGAGGGAGCTTGCTCCCGCTCGAGTGCGAAGCGCTCGCCAAACCATGACCGGTAGACATTTTTGGGGCCGCTTCGCAGCCCAGCGGGAGCAAGCTCCCTCGCCACAGAGGAATACCTGATGGCAATGCTGGCCCAGCATCCTCCAGCCATCGGCGCATTGCAATGCTGGCAAGACCGCTCGGTCACACGCTGTGCCACAAGCGGTACAAAGTGTCACGGGCACCGTACCGAAAGCGTCACAGACGCCGCCCGCCCGTCCGACAAAAATCGCGCAAGGCCTTGATTTGCCTGACCTGCAGGGCAGTGGCCCGACCTTTGCTCTACGCTTATAGCAAGCGCACAAGCGCTCTCCCTTATAAGCACAAAAGCCAAGGAGAAATCACCATGCGTTACGCTCACCCCGGTACTGAAGGCGCTATCGTTTCGTTCAAGAGCAAATACGGTAACTACATCGGCGGCGAGTTCGTCGCGCCTGTCAAAGGTCAGTACTTCACCAATACCTCGCCAGTGAATGGCCAACCGATTGCCGAATTCCCGCGTTCCACGGCCGAAGACATCGACAAGGCCCTGGACGCTGCCCACGCCGCTGCCGACGCCTGGGGCGCCACGTCCGCCCAGGCTCGCTCGCTGGTGCTGCTGAAAATCGCCGACCGCATCGAACAGAACCTGGAAGTCCTGGCAATCACCGAATCCTGGGACAACGGCAAAGCCGTGCGTGAAACGCTCAACGCCGACATCCCGCTGGCCGCGGACCATTTCCGCTACTTCGCCGGTTGCATCCGCGCGCAGGAAGGCAGCGCCGCCGAGATCGACGGCAACACCGTGGCCTATCACATCCATGAACCACTGGGCGTGGTCGGACAGATCATTCCGTGGAACTTCCCGATCCTGATGGCCGCCTGGAAACTCGCCCCGGCCCTGGCTGCCGGTAACTGCGTGGTGCTCAAGCCTGCCGAGCAAACCCCGCTGGGCATTACCGTGCTGATGGAGCTGATCGGCGACCTGCTGCCGCCGGGCGTGCTTAACGTGGTGCAAGGCTTCGGCAAAGAAGCGGGCGAAGCCCTGGCCACCAGCAAACGCATTGCCAAGATCGCCTTTACCGGCTCGACCCCGGTCGGCTCGCACATCATGAAATGCGCCGCCGAAAACATCATTCCGTCCACCGTGGAGCTCGGTGGCAAGTCGCCGAACATCTTCTTCGCCGACATCATGCAAGCCGAAGAAACCTTCATCGAAAAAGCCGCCGAAGGCTTGGTGCTGGCGTTCTTCAACCAGGGCGAAGTCTGCACCTGCCCGTCTCGCGCACTGGTGCAAGAGTCGATCTACGATGACTTCATGAAAGTGGTGATGAAGAAAGTCCTGCAAATCAAACGTGGCGACCCGCTGGATACCGACACCATGGTCGGCGCCCAGGCGTCCGAGCAGCAATTCGACAAAATCCTTTCGTACCTGGAAATCGCCAAGGGCGAAGGCGCCGAACTGCTGACCGGCGGCAAGATCGAAAAACTCGAAGGCAGCCTGGCGACCGGGTATTACATCCAGCCGACCCTGCTCAAGGGCACCAACAAGATGCGCGTGTTCCAGGAAGAAATCTTTGGCCCGGTGGTGAGCATCACCACGTTCAAGGACGAAGCCGAAGCCCTGGCCATTGCCAACGACACCGAGTTCGGCCTGGGCGCCGGTCTCTGGACCCGCGACATCAACCGCGCCTATCGCATGGGCCGCGCCATCAAGGCCGGTCGCGTGTGGACCAACTGCTACCACCTGTACCCGGCGCATGCCGCGTTCGGCGGTTACAAAAAGTCCGGCGTCGGTCGTGAAACTCACAAAATGATGCTCGATCACTATCAGCAGACCAAAAACCTGCTGGTGAGCTACGACATCAATCCGTTGGGGTTCTTCTAACTCAACGCGATACCGCGTAACGGCTATCGCGAGCAAGCTCGGCTCCTACAGGATCACGCCGTACCTGTAGGAGCATGGCTTGCCAGCGAAGGCGCCCTCAATGACACATCAAACATCGCCCTGCCGCTCTGGCACGGGCTTTGCGTGCCCGCTCTACAGGCAAATGCAGTTCCCGACAGTCCAACAGATCAAACAATAAAAAAGACAGCGAGGACTTATGACTTCTTCCACACAGCTCAAACCCACACTCGGCACCCTGCATTTATGGGGCATTGCCGTCGGCCTGGTGATTTCCGGCGAATACTTCGGCTGGAGTTACGGCTGGGGCACCGCAGGAACCCTGGGTTTCCTCGTCACCGCGTTGATGGTGGCGACGATGTACACCTGCTTCATCTTCAGTTTTACCGAATTGACGACCGCCATTCCCCACGCTGGCGGGCCATTCGCCTACAGCCGGCGGGCCTTTGGCGAGAAAGGCGGACTCATCGCCGGCATCGCCACCCTGATCGAATTCGTCTTTGCGCCGCCGGCCATTGCGATGGCCATCGGCGCTTATCTGAACGTGCAGTACCCGGAGCTTGATCCCAAGATCGCAGCTGTTGGCGCCTATTTCGTGTTCATGGGCTTGAATATCCTCGGCGTCAGCATCGCCGCGACGTTTGAACTGGTAGTCACCGTGCTGGCGGTCGCCGAATTGCTGGTGTTCATGGGCGTCGTTGCGCCGGGCTTCAGCTTCAGTAATTTCGCGCTTAACGGCTGGTCGGGCGCCAACGAGTTCACCATCGGCTCGATCCCTGGCATCTTTGCGGCGATCCCCTTTGCGATCTGGTTTTTCCTTGCGATTGAAGGCGCGGCGATGGCGGCCGAAGAAGCCAAGGACCCGAAACGCACAATTCCCAGGGCTTACGTCAGCGGCATTCTGACTCTGGTGTTCCTCGCGATCGGCGTGATGGTGATGGCGGGCGGCGTGGGCGACTGGCGCCAACTGTCGAACATCAACGACCCGCTGCCTCAGGCGATGAAAGCCGTGGTCGGCAACAATTCGACCTGGATGCACATGCTGGTGTGGATCGGCCTGTTCGGTCTGGTGGCGAGTTTCCACGGGATCATTCTTGGCTACTCGCGGCAGTTCTTTGCGCTGGCCCGGGCCGGTTACCTGCCTCGCGGCCTGGCCAAGCTCTCGCGCTTCCAGACTCCGCACCGGGCGATCCTGGCCGGCGGCGTGATCGGCATCGCGGCGATCTATAGCGACGGTCTGGTCAACCTGCAAGGCATGACCCTGACGGCAGCAATGATCACCATGTCGGTATTCGGTGCCATCGTGATGTACATCATCAGTATGCTGAGCCTGTTCAAGCTGCGTAAAACCGAGCCAAATCTGGAACGCAGCTTCCGCGCGCCGGGTTACCCGATCGTCCCGGGCATTGCGCTGTTCCTGGCAGTGGTGTGCCTGATAGCGATGGCATGGTTCAACCCGCTGATCGGCTGTGTGTTCCTCGGATTCATGGCGGCCGGTTATTTGTATTTCCAACTGACCGCCAAGCAGCGCTTCGATGCGCCGGCGGATGCGATGCTCGAAGGCGTCTGAGTTGCACCGGCGCCGGGCTGATTGCCTTGCGCCTGCTTTATTGAAGTGCACACAGATCCCCTGTGGGAGCCAGCCTGCTGGCGATTGCGGTCTGACAGTCAGCACAGATTTTGAATGACACACTGCAATCGCCAGCAGGCTGGCTCCCAAAGGGAATGTCAGGGTAATCAAGACTTCTACACATCAGGAGGACACCGTCCCATGGCCACATTTGCCCATTCCGTCGGCGCCCAGACCTACCGCTTCGCCAGCCTCAAAGAGGTCATGGCCAAGGCCAGCCCGGCGCGCTCCGGGGACTTTCTGGCCGGCGTCGCCGCCCTCAACGATGGCGAGCGTGTGGCCGCGCAAATGGCCCTGGCTGATATCCCGCTGACTCATTTCCTGCAGGAAGTGCTGGTTCCCTATGAGGCCGATGAAGTCACCCGTCTGATCATCGACACCCACGACAAACAAGCCTTCGCCGCGGTCAGCCATCTGACTGTCGGCGGATTCCGCGATTGGCTGCTCAGCGATGCCGCCGACGAACAGAGCCTGCGCGCCCTCGCCCCCGGACTGACGCCGGAAATGGCCGCGGCCGTGTCGAAAATCATGCGCGTGCAGGACCTGGTGCTTGTCGCGCAGAAAATCCGCGTGGTCACGCAATTTCGCGGCACCATGGGCCTGCGCGGACGCTTATCCACACGCCTGCAACCCAACCATCCCACCGACGAACCGGCGGGTATCGCGGCGAGCATTCTCGACGGACTGCTGTACGGTAACGGCGACGCGATGATCGGCATTAACCCGGCCACCGACAGCATTGCCTCGATTTGCGCGATGCTGGAAATGCTCGACGCAATCATCCAGCGCTACGAAATTCCTACACAAGCCTGCGTGTTGACCCACGTCACCACGTCCATCGAAGCGATCAATCGCGGCGTTCCGCTGGACCTGGTGTTCCAGTCGATCGCCGGCACCGAAGCGGCCAATGCCAGCTTCGGCATCAACCTGAACGTTTTGCAGGAAGGCTACGACGCCGGTTTGAGCCTGAACCGCGGCACGTTGGGGCAAAACCTGATGTATTTCGAGACCGGTCAGGGCAGCGCCCTGTCGGCCAACGCCCACCACGGCATCGATCAACAGACCTGCGAAACCCGCGCCTACGCCGTGGCGCGACATTTCAAACCGTTCCTGGTGAACACAGTTGTAGGATTCATCGGCCCGGAGTACCTCTACAACGGTAAACAGATCATCCGTGCCGGCCTGGAAGACCACTTCTGCGGCAAATTGCTGGGCGTGCCCATGGGCTGCGACATCTGTTACACCAACCACGCCGAAGCCGATCAGGACGACATGGACACCCTGTTGACCCTGCTGGGCGTGGCCGGGATCAACTTCATCATGGGCATCCCCGGTTCCGACGACATCATGCTCAATTACCAGACCACCTCGTTCCACGACGCGCTCTATGCCCGACAAACCCTGGGGCTGAAGCCGGCGCCGGAGTTCGAACAGTGGCTGGCAAAAATGGGCATCTTCACCCAGGCAGACGGCAAGATTCATTTCGGCGACAGACTGCCGCCCGCCTTCCGCCAGGCGATGGGGCAACTGGGATGAGTGTCGAAATGGATAAACCGCGTGTTGATGCAGAAAACCCATTGCTGGAACTGCGGCGCCTGACCCCGGCGCGGATTGCCCTGGGCCGCACCGGCACCAGCATGCCCACCAGCGCGCAGCTGGATTTCCAGTACGCCCACGCCCAGGCCCGGGACGCGGTGCACCTGCCCTTCGACCATGCAGGGCTTAGCACGCAATTGGCGGAGTGCGGATACGAAAGTGTGCTCCTGCACAGCGCCGCCACAAACCGGGACAGTTATTTGCAGCGCCCTGACTTGGGGCGGAAATTGAGCAATGAGTCGGCGCAAATCTTGCGCAACCATGCTTCAGCCCATCCCGGCGGCGTTGATCTGGTGATTGTCGTGGCCGATGGTTTGTCGGCACTGGCTGTGCACCGTCACACTGTGCCCTTCCTTGCGCGCATGCGAGAACAGATCGAAGTCGATGGCTGGACGGTTTCTCCGGTGATTCTGGTAGAGCAAGGCCGGGTCGCGGTGAGCGACGAGATCGGCGAGTTACTGGGCGCCAAAATGGTGGTCATCCTGATCGGCGAACGCCCTGGACTCAGCTCGCCAGACAGCCTGGGGTTATATTTCACCTACAATCCAAAGGTCGGCCTGACGGATGCTTACCGCAACTGCATCTCCAATGTGCGACTGGAAGGCTTGAGTTATGGCATGGCGGCACACCGCTTGCTTTATCTGATGCGTGAAGCCTGTCGGCGGCAGCTGTCGGGGGTAAACCTGAAGGACGAAGCGCAGCTTCAGACGCTGGAGTCCGACGCAGGAGCGGATATGAAAGGTAATTTCCTACTGAATTCGCCGAAAACCTGAACCGTTTCCGCATTGCGTTTCTGATTCGATTTCAGGCAGGATCGAAACACGGCTGCCCGAGTGAAGAACCGTTCGCCGTCAGAGCACGTGAAGACAGCCACTTGAAGACGAGACCTATCGATGCGGATTATTCAAGCGACCCTCGAACACCTGGACCTGCTGACCCCGTTGTTCGTCAAATATCGCGAGTTTTATGGTTCCCTGCCGTATCCGGACTCGTCCCGGGCGTTCCTCGAGAAACGCCTGCGCCGCAAGGAATCGGTGATCTACCTGGCCCTGGCCGATGACGACGACAAGAAGCTGATGGGTTTCTGTCAGCTGTACCCGAGTTTTTCGTCGCTTTCGCTTAAACGCGTGTGGATCCTCAATGACATCTATGTCGCTGAAGACGCCCGCCGTCAGTTGGTCGCCGACAACCTGATGCGCACCGCGAAAAAAATGGCCAAGGAAACCAACGCCGTGCGCATGCGCGTTTCCACCAGCAGCGACAACAAAATCGCCCAGAAAACCTACGAATCCATCGGATTCAAGGAAGACACCGAGTTCAAGAACTACGTGTTGCCAATCAGCGACGAGCTGTAACGCCGCTGTGCTGAGGCGAGCTCTTGTGGCGAGGGAGCTTGCTCCCGCTCGGCTGCGCAGCAGTCGCAAAATCAGCCAATGCAATTCCCCTGACCTACCGCGAGCTCAGGCTTTGGGAGTGCTTCGCCCTCCAGCGGGAGCAAGCTCCCTCGCCACAATGAATGGTGTAATGGCCAAATCTCGCGACATCCCCCGCGACAAACTCGACGCGCTTTTCACTTGTCAGCCCGTATAATGCCGACCTTTCCGGCTTGTAAGAAAAACTACACCCGTCTGTAGCCTTACACGAAGTCATCCGCACAGGCCTGCCGAGTCTCGCCGTCACCACAGGTGCCCCCATGGATTTCAACCCGCTCGACCTGATCCTGCATCTCGATGTTTACCTCGACTTGCTGGTAAACAACTACGGGCCATGGATCTACGCCATTCTGTTTCTGGTGATCTTCTGCGAAACCGGCCTGGTGGTGATGCCCTTTCTGCCGGGTGATTCCTTGCTGTTTATTGCGGGTGCCGTGGCGGCCGGTGGCGGCATGGACCCTGTGCTGTTGGGCGGTTTGCTGATGCTCGCGGCGATCCTCGGTGACAGCACCAACTACATCATCGGACGAACGGCGGGCGAGCGCCTGTTCAGCAACCCGAACTCGAAAATCTTCCGTCGCGACTACCTGCAACAAACCCACGATTTCTATGACAAGCACGGTGGCAAAACCGTGACCCTGGCGCGTTTCCTGCCGATCATCCGCACCTTCGCACCGTTCGTCGCCGGCGTGGCGAAAATGCCTTATCCGCGTTTCTTTGCCTTCAGCGTCCTCGGCACCATTCTTTGGGTGGGCGGCCTGGTGACCCTCGGTTACTTCTTCGGCAACGTACCGTTCATCAAGCAAAACCTGTCGCTGCTGGTGGTGGCCATCATCCTGCTGTCGCTGGTACCGATGATCATTGGTGTGGTGCGCAGCCGCTTCGGCAGTAGCGCGTCCAAAGCCGAACCCCGCTGAGCGATGTGGTCGCTCAGCGCCTGGCGTCGCCGGCGCATCCTGGCCAGACACCCGATTGCCGACGACATGTGGCAGCGGGTGCGCCATCACCTGAGTTTTCTCGACGGCATCAGTGCCGCTGAAGACCAATGGCTGCGTGAAGCCAGTGTGCTGTTCATCGAAGACAAACACCTGACCGCCTTGCCCGGTGTCGAACTCCACCAGGAGCAGCGCTTGCTGCTCGCGGCCCAGGCGCAATTGCCCTTGCTGAACCTGGGGGATTTGAACTGGTATCAGGGTTTTCACGAAATCGTCCTCTACCCCGACGACTTCCTCAGCCCCCAGCGTCATCGCGACGCCAGCGGCGTCGAGCACGAGTGGGACGGCGAACACAGCGGTGAAGCCTGGCAGCAAGGCCCGATCATCCTCGCCTGGCCGGGCGTGATAGCCAGCGGCGGCTGGGAAGGCTACAACCTGGTGATCCACGAACTCGCGCACAAACTCGACATGCTCAATGGCGATGCCAATGGTCTGCCGCCGCTGCACGCCGACATGCGCGTCAGCGACTGGGCCAGCGTCATGCAAGCGGCCTACGACGACCTCGACCGACAACTGGACCGCGATCCGGACGCCGAAACCGCCATCGATCCCTACGCCGCGGAAAATCCCGCCGAGTTCTTCGCGGTCACCAGTGAATACTTCTTCAGCGCCCCGGATTTGCTGCACGAGGCGTATCCTCAGGTGTATGAACAGCTGAAGCTGTTTTACCGGCAGGACCCACTGACACGGCTGCGGCAACTTCTGGCCGAAGACCCGGTCTATCAGGCACGCGACTAAGGTCTCTACGACCTCTGGTACGTGGCGTCGACGAAGGAATATGCCTATAATCGCCGCCACTTTTTGGTCAATCCGGCCAAGTGTTTTTGGTCAACTAACGGGGGGCACCGCCCAATGAGCTACAGCAAGATTCCGGCTGGCAAAGACCTGCCGAACGACATCTACGTCGCGATCGAGATTCCGGCCAACCACGCGCCGATCAAATACGAAATCGACAAAGACAGCGATTGCCTGTTCGTTGACCGTTTCATGGCCACCCCGATGTTCTACCCGGCCAACTACGGTTACATCCCGAACACCCTGGCTGACGACGGTGATCCCCTCGACGTGCTGGTCGTGACCCCTTACCCGGTTGCTCCAGGCTCCGTCATCCGCGCCCGTCCGGTCGGCATCCTGAACATGACCGACGACGGCGGCGGCGATGCCAAAGTCATCGCAGTCCCACACGACAAGCTGTCCCAGCTGTACGTTGACGTGAAGGAATACACCGACCTGCCACCCCTGCTGATTCAGCAGATCGAGCACTTCTTCGCGAACTACAAAGATCTCGAAAAAGGCAAATGGGTGAAAATCGAAGGTTGGGCCGGTGCAGACGCCGCCCGCGAAGCGATCACCAAGTCGGTTGCTGCCTATAAAGGCTGAGACGCCACTGGCCTTGCGCCACTGACGACTTGAAAAAACCCCGGTTTATCCGGGGTTTTTTGTGCGTGTTTGAATCAGTTTAAACAGCACGTTTACCCGGCGGGCACACCGGTTTTTTCTTGTTTAATTCTTACCAAAGACGTCTTACATCAAGACTTAAAATTCACACCAAATTTGAACGGTTTGTTGAATCAAAGCCTTATGCCGCGCGGCTAGACTCGTGTTTATGAAAAAGAACAAAACCTGCGGCCCACGATTCAGAATGCTCCTGGTAGAGGTCAAAATCACGACCACGAGATTTGCCGAATTCCTGGGTATTTCCGACCCTCAAACTGTCCACAACTGGTACTCCCGCGGAGTGCCCGACTACCGCATGGAAGATGTCGCAAGAAGACTCTCCGTGAACAGCGAATGGTTGAAAACCGGCGAAGGGCCGAAAGACGCCAGGGAATTACGTCTGATCGACGACTCCGGCAACGCCTTCGACGCCCAGTCGCTCCGCGGCACCTATCGGGTCATCGAACCAGTCGATATCGAACTGCCCTTTTACAAAGAAACGGCCATCACACCCGGCTCTGACAAAACCCATGTCATCAAAGACCCCAGCGAATCGATCCGCCTGCCGCGTAGCAATCTCGACTCCCTGGAAATCAATCACGTCGACGCCATCTGCGCCCGGATGGTCGGCAACAGCATGGCCGAAAGAATCGAAGACGGCTCCATCGTCGCCATTGATCGTGGGCTCACACAAATTGTCGACGGAGAGATCTACGCCATCGAGCACGACGGCATGTTGCGCATCAAATACCTGAGTCGGGTGCCGGGCAACGCGATTCGCATGCGCAGCCACAACAGCGCCGAATACCCCGAAGAGATCTTCAGAGTCGCGCAAATCGAAGAAGAAAACATCAGGGTGCTGGGATGGGTGTTCTGGTGGTCGACGCTTAACAAACGCAGGCCGCCGGTGCCGTTTTTGTAACACCTCGACGGGCAATCCCCACCTCCAGGCCTCACACAATCCCTGTAGGAGCGAGGCTTGCCCGCGAAGGCGTCCGAACACTCACCCTCATTCTCAGGGTCGATCACCTGGCCCGAGCACCCGACAGCACCACTCAACACACCACGCTGGGAATTCTCCAAAAAAATCAGTATGCTGCGCCCCACATTTGCGCATCGACCCGCCCCGCGGCTCTGATCGCACCGACAAGGCAGATGATTTTCTCGCCGAGTCCCACAGCCGGACGCAAGATCCGGGTGTACGTTTTGAAGGCT
This genomic window contains:
- a CDS encoding DedA family protein, which codes for MDFNPLDLILHLDVYLDLLVNNYGPWIYAILFLVIFCETGLVVMPFLPGDSLLFIAGAVAAGGGMDPVLLGGLLMLAAILGDSTNYIIGRTAGERLFSNPNSKIFRRDYLQQTHDFYDKHGGKTVTLARFLPIIRTFAPFVAGVAKMPYPRFFAFSVLGTILWVGGLVTLGYFFGNVPFIKQNLSLLVVAIILLSLVPMIIGVVRSRFGSSASKAEPR
- the eat gene encoding ethanolamine permease gives rise to the protein MTSSTQLKPTLGTLHLWGIAVGLVISGEYFGWSYGWGTAGTLGFLVTALMVATMYTCFIFSFTELTTAIPHAGGPFAYSRRAFGEKGGLIAGIATLIEFVFAPPAIAMAIGAYLNVQYPELDPKIAAVGAYFVFMGLNILGVSIAATFELVVTVLAVAELLVFMGVVAPGFSFSNFALNGWSGANEFTIGSIPGIFAAIPFAIWFFLAIEGAAMAAEEAKDPKRTIPRAYVSGILTLVFLAIGVMVMAGGVGDWRQLSNINDPLPQAMKAVVGNNSTWMHMLVWIGLFGLVASFHGIILGYSRQFFALARAGYLPRGLAKLSRFQTPHRAILAGGVIGIAAIYSDGLVNLQGMTLTAAMITMSVFGAIVMYIISMLSLFKLRKTEPNLERSFRAPGYPIVPGIALFLAVVCLIAMAWFNPLIGCVFLGFMAAGYLYFQLTAKQRFDAPADAMLEGV
- a CDS encoding zinc-dependent peptidase, with product MWSLSAWRRRRILARHPIADDMWQRVRHHLSFLDGISAAEDQWLREASVLFIEDKHLTALPGVELHQEQRLLLAAQAQLPLLNLGDLNWYQGFHEIVLYPDDFLSPQRHRDASGVEHEWDGEHSGEAWQQGPIILAWPGVIASGGWEGYNLVIHELAHKLDMLNGDANGLPPLHADMRVSDWASVMQAAYDDLDRQLDRDPDAETAIDPYAAENPAEFFAVTSEYFFSAPDLLHEAYPQVYEQLKLFYRQDPLTRLRQLLAEDPVYQARD
- a CDS encoding ethanolamine ammonia-lyase subunit EutB → MATFAHSVGAQTYRFASLKEVMAKASPARSGDFLAGVAALNDGERVAAQMALADIPLTHFLQEVLVPYEADEVTRLIIDTHDKQAFAAVSHLTVGGFRDWLLSDAADEQSLRALAPGLTPEMAAAVSKIMRVQDLVLVAQKIRVVTQFRGTMGLRGRLSTRLQPNHPTDEPAGIAASILDGLLYGNGDAMIGINPATDSIASICAMLEMLDAIIQRYEIPTQACVLTHVTTSIEAINRGVPLDLVFQSIAGTEAANASFGINLNVLQEGYDAGLSLNRGTLGQNLMYFETGQGSALSANAHHGIDQQTCETRAYAVARHFKPFLVNTVVGFIGPEYLYNGKQIIRAGLEDHFCGKLLGVPMGCDICYTNHAEADQDDMDTLLTLLGVAGINFIMGIPGSDDIMLNYQTTSFHDALYARQTLGLKPAPEFEQWLAKMGIFTQADGKIHFGDRLPPAFRQAMGQLG
- the eutC gene encoding ethanolamine ammonia-lyase subunit EutC translates to MDKPRVDAENPLLELRRLTPARIALGRTGTSMPTSAQLDFQYAHAQARDAVHLPFDHAGLSTQLAECGYESVLLHSAATNRDSYLQRPDLGRKLSNESAQILRNHASAHPGGVDLVIVVADGLSALAVHRHTVPFLARMREQIEVDGWTVSPVILVEQGRVAVSDEIGELLGAKMVVILIGERPGLSSPDSLGLYFTYNPKVGLTDAYRNCISNVRLEGLSYGMAAHRLLYLMREACRRQLSGVNLKDEAQLQTLESDAGADMKGNFLLNSPKT
- a CDS encoding GNAT family N-acetyltransferase, yielding MRIIQATLEHLDLLTPLFVKYREFYGSLPYPDSSRAFLEKRLRRKESVIYLALADDDDKKLMGFCQLYPSFSSLSLKRVWILNDIYVAEDARRQLVADNLMRTAKKMAKETNAVRMRVSTSSDNKIAQKTYESIGFKEDTEFKNYVLPISDEL